The Candidatus Eisenbacteria bacterium genome has a segment encoding these proteins:
- a CDS encoding tetrathionate reductase family octaheme c-type cytochrome, whose protein sequence is MTTRPARERIRVLLGAGLVAGILVLPLVLLLPRPEPPRDNPRRILPKRLPHTDHRALLPGPYPEGPSVTRACLECHEEAGWEVMRTAHWRWEGEPVRLPGRADPVRIGKKTAINNFCIGVQSNWPSCTSCHAGYGWEDETFDFTNVENVDCLVCHDRSGVYVKGESGHPAPGVDLVEAAGSVGSPTRENCGGCHFRGGGGDAVKHGDLDKSLRNPRERIDVHMGRHEMVCVDCHQTKNHVIAGRSISVSADKANRLLCIDCHAIEPHRDERLNAHTAAVACQTCHIPFVAIREATKVHWDWSAAGLDLEDDPRTYLKKKGRFVYEQLLIPEYVWFNGTADHYLMGDRIDTAGVTPLNAPRGSPRDPYSAIWPFKVHTGRQIYDREHLHLLVPKTAGEDGYWEIFDWDRAARLGSEKTGLAYSGSYGFARTDMYWPLTHMVAPKENSLQCGDCHAPGGRLDWAALGYPGDPIHWGGRTGLRAAGPPWEEESR, encoded by the coding sequence ATGACCACGCGGCCGGCGCGCGAACGCATTCGCGTCCTTCTCGGCGCGGGCCTCGTCGCCGGGATTCTCGTTCTTCCGCTCGTGCTCCTCCTCCCCAGGCCCGAGCCGCCGAGGGACAACCCGCGCCGCATTCTTCCGAAAAGACTCCCGCACACCGATCACCGTGCGCTCCTTCCCGGTCCCTACCCGGAGGGACCTTCGGTGACGCGCGCGTGTCTCGAGTGCCACGAGGAGGCGGGGTGGGAGGTGATGCGCACCGCCCACTGGAGATGGGAAGGAGAGCCAGTTCGGCTTCCGGGACGCGCCGATCCGGTCCGCATCGGAAAGAAGACCGCGATCAACAACTTCTGCATCGGCGTTCAGTCGAACTGGCCGAGCTGCACTTCGTGCCATGCCGGCTATGGATGGGAGGACGAGACGTTCGATTTCACGAACGTCGAGAACGTCGATTGCCTCGTTTGCCACGATCGTTCGGGCGTTTACGTCAAGGGGGAGAGCGGGCATCCGGCTCCCGGCGTGGATCTCGTCGAGGCGGCGGGAAGCGTCGGCTCGCCGACGCGCGAGAACTGCGGCGGTTGCCATTTCCGCGGAGGCGGAGGCGACGCGGTCAAGCATGGGGACTTGGACAAGTCGCTCCGCAACCCGCGGGAGCGGATCGACGTGCACATGGGCCGACATGAGATGGTGTGCGTCGATTGCCACCAGACGAAGAACCACGTGATCGCCGGCCGATCGATCTCCGTCAGCGCGGACAAGGCCAATCGGCTCCTCTGCATCGATTGCCATGCGATCGAGCCGCACCGCGACGAGCGCCTCAACGCCCACACCGCCGCGGTTGCTTGCCAGACCTGCCACATCCCGTTCGTCGCCATCCGCGAGGCGACCAAGGTTCACTGGGATTGGTCCGCCGCGGGGCTCGACCTCGAAGACGACCCCCGCACCTATCTGAAGAAGAAGGGCCGCTTCGTCTACGAACAACTATTGATTCCTGAATATGTTTGGTTCAATGGAACCGCAGACCATTATCTCATGGGGGATCGAATCGACACCGCCGGGGTCACGCCCCTGAACGCGCCTCGGGGAAGCCCGAGGGACCCCTACTCCGCGATCTGGCCGTTCAAAGTCCACACGGGAAGACAGATCTACGACCGCGAGCATCTCCATCTTCTCGTTCCGAAGACCGCGGGCGAGGACGGGTACTGGGAGATATTCGACTGGGATCGGGCGGCGCGCCTCGGATCCGAGAAGACGGGCCTCGCCTACAGCGGGAGCTACGGATTCGCGCGCACCGACATGTACTGGCCCCTCACCCACATGGTCGCCCCGAAGGAGAACTCCCTTCAGTGCGGCGACTGTCATGCGCCGGGCGGAAGACTCGATTGGGCGGCGCTCGGCTATCCGGGCGATCCGATCCACTGGGGAGGAAGGACGGGGCTCCGCGCGGCCGGTCCCCCGTGGGAAGAGGAGAGCCGATGA